In the genome of Amia ocellicauda isolate fAmiCal2 chromosome 3, fAmiCal2.hap1, whole genome shotgun sequence, one region contains:
- the LOC136746536 gene encoding olfactory receptor 52J3-like, with protein sequence MQNSSSVTVFTLQGLNETASNEYTFFVFTFLAYLLICLFNVTLIITIIIEKTLHEPMYIFLCNLCVNGLYGTAGLYPKLLSDFLSDSHVISYAGCVIQAYVIYNSLMCEFTILTLMAYDRYVAICKPLQYHSIMTSLTITKFLLISWILPFCESTIGILLSIRLPLCGSHIDKLYCDNWSIVKLSCVDNILNNIYGYIVLLIHVCQALLIVYSYFHIVRACVKSSEEISKFMQTCLPHLISLMSFTISILFDVLYSRYGSRNIPQAVRNFLAVEFLVIPPLLNPLIYGLKLSQIRRRVMRVFCRKVHILK encoded by the coding sequence ATGCAGAACTCGTCCAGTGTTACAGTCTTCACACTCCAAGGATTAAATGAAACGGCATCTaatgaatacacattttttgtatttacttttctGGCTTACCTTTTGATTTGTCTTTTCAATGTGACACTGATCATTACAATCATCATTGAGAAAACCCTCCATGAGCCTATGTACATCTTCCTCTGTAACCTGTGTGTCAATGGACTGTATGGAACTGCTGGTCTGTATCCTAAACTCCTGTCTGACTTCCTCTCTGACTCTCATGTGATCTCATACGCTGGATGTGTTATTCAAGCATATGTGATCTACAATTCTCTTATGTGTGAATTTACCATATTAACATTGATGGCTTATGACAGGTATGTGGCAATATGCAAGCCTTTACAGTACCATTCTATCATGACATCTCTAACAATCACCAAGTTTCTGTTGATTTCTTGGATTCTTCCTTTCTGTGAATCAACAATTGGGATATTATTAAGTATCAGACTGCCTTTATGTGGATCTCACATTGATAAGTTGTACTGTGATAACTGGTCAATTGTAAAGCTGTCTTGTGTAGATAACATACTTAACAATATCTATGGTTACATTGTATTACTTATACACGTGTGTCAAGCCCTTTTAATTGTATATTCATACTTCCACATTGTTAGAGCTTGTGTTAAGTCTAGTGAAGAGATTAGTAAATTCATGCAGACCTGTTTGCCCCATTTGATATCATTAATGAGCTTTACTATTTCCATACTTTTTGATGTATTGTACAGTAGATATGGTTCAAGGAACATCCCACAGGCTGTACGTAATTTCCTAGCAGTGGAATTTCTAGTCATCCCTCCTCTTTTAAATCCCCTCATATATGGCTTGAAACTGAGTCAGATTCGCAGGAGAGTTATGAGGGTGTTTTGTAGAAAAGTACATATTCTGAAGTGA
- the LOC136747047 gene encoding olfactory receptor 4K14-like — protein MQNSSSVTVFTLHGLNETASHKYIFFAFTLLAYLLICLLNLTLIITIIIEKTLHEPMYIFLCNLCVNGLYGTAGLYPKLLSDFLSDSHVISYAGCLTQAYVIYTSVLSEFTILTVMAYDRYVAICKPLQYHSIITARTVSKFLLISWILPFCETTTAILLTIRLPLCGSDINKLYCDNWSVVKLSCLDITINNLYGYILILIQVSQALLIVYSYNQIIRACVKSSEEKGKFLQTCFPHVFTVINFTTAIVFDVLHSRYGSRNIPQAVRNFLAVEFLIIPPLLNPLIYGLKLSQIRKTVMQLFNRKVEAQY, from the coding sequence ATGCAGAACTCATCCAGTGTTACAGTCTTCACACTCCATGGATTAAATGAGACAGCAtctcataaatacatattttttgcttttactcTTCTGGCTTACCTTTTGATATGTCTTTTGAATTTGACACTGATCATCACAATCATCATTGAGAAAACCCTCCATGAGCCTATGTACATCTTCCTCTGTAACCTGTGTGTCAATGGACTGTATGGAACTGCTGGTCTGTATCCTAAACTCCTGTCTGACTTCCTCTCTGACTCTCATGTGATCTCATACGCTGGTTGTTTGACTCAAGCATATGTGATCTACACGTCTGTTCTGTCTGAATTCACAATTTTAACAGTGATGGCTTATGACAGgtatgtggcaatatgtaaaCCTTTACAGTACCATTCTATTATCACAGCTCGAACTGTCAGCAAGTTTCTGTTGATTTCTTGGATTCTTCCTTTCTGTGAAACAACAACTGCGATATTGTTAACTATCAGACTGCCTCTATGTGGATCTGACATTAACAAACTGTACTGTGATAACTGGTCAGTTGTAAAACTGTCTTGTTTAGACATAACTATAAACAATTtatatggttatattttaattctCATACAAGTTTCTCAAGCACTTTTGATTGTATATTCTTACAACCAGATTATTAGAGCTTGCGTAAAGTCAAGTGAAGAGAAGGGTAAATTTCTGCAGACCTGCTTTCCCCATGTATTTACAGTAATCAACTTTACCACAGCTATAGTCTTTGATGTATTGCACAGTCGATATGGTTCAAGGAACATCCCACAGGCTGTACGTAATTTCCTGGCAGTAGAATTTCTAATCATCCCTCCTCTTTTAAATCCCCTTATATACGGCTTGAAACTTAGTCAGATTCGCAAGACAGTTATGCAGTTGTTCAACAGAAAAGTAGAAGCTCAATACTGA
- the LOC136747048 gene encoding olfactory receptor 52E8-like, producing the protein MQNSSSVAVFTLHGLNETASHKYIFFAFTLLAYLLICLFSMTLIITIIIEKTLHEPMYIFLCNLCVNGLYGTAGLYPKLLSDFLSDSHVISYTGCLIQAYVIYTSVLCEFTIFTMMAYDRYVAIRKPLQYHSIMTARTIRKFLFISWILPFCESVIVILLTIRLPLCGSDINKLYCDNWLVVKLSCVDTTINNLYGYTALMYHLMQAIYIVLSYIQIIRECLKSSKERSTFLQTCLPHLISLISFTITILFDVLYSRYGSRNIPQALLNFMAVEFLVIHPLLNPLMYGLKLSQIRRRVMRVFSRNVNILK; encoded by the coding sequence ATGCAAAACTCCTCCAGCGTTGCAGTCTTCACACTCCATGGATTAAACGAGACGGCAtctcataaatacatattttttgcttttactcTTTTGGCTTATCTTTTGATATGTCTATTCAGTATGACACTGATCATTACAATCATCATTGAGAAAACCCTCCATGAGCCTATGTACATCTTCCTCTGTAACCTGTGTGTCAATGGACTGTATGGAACTGCTGGTCTGTATCCTAAACTCCTGTCTGACTTCCTCTCTGACTCTCATGTGATCTCATACACTGGATGTTTGATTCAAGCATATGTGATCTACACTTCTGTTCTGTGTGAATTCACCATTTTCACGATGATGGCTTATGACAGGTATGTGGCAATACGTAAACCTTTACAGTACCATTCTATTATGACAGCTCGAACTATCAGAAAGTTTCTGTTTATTTCTTGGATTCTTCCTTTCTGTGAATCAGTAATTGTGATATTGTTAACTATCAGATTGCCTCTGTGTGGATCTGACATTAACAAACTGTACTGTGATAATTGGTTAGTTGTAAAGTTGTCTTGTGTAGACACAACTATTAACAATTTATATGGTTATACTGCATTAATGTATCATCTCATGCAAGCCATTTATATAGTATTATCTTATATCCAGATTATTAGAGAATGTTTAAAGTCTAGCAAAGAAAGGAGTACATTTTTGCAGACCTGTTTGCCCCATTTGATATCATTAATCAGTTTTACCATTACCATACTTTTTGATGTATTGTACAGTCGATATGGTTCAAGGAACATCCCACAGGCTCTTCTCAATTTCATGGCAGTGGAATTTCTAGTCATCCATCCTCTTTTAAATCCCCTCATGTACGGCTTGAAACTGAGTCAGATTCGCAGGAGAGTTATGAGGGTGTTTAGCAGAAATGTAAATATTCTGAAGTGA